From a region of the Streptacidiphilus albus JL83 genome:
- the alaS gene encoding alanine--tRNA ligase, translated as MESAEIRRRWLRFFEERGHTVVPSASLIADDPTLLLVPAGMVPFKPYFLGEVKPPFSRATSVQKCVRTPDIEEVGKTTRHGTFFQMCGNFSFGDYFKEGAIQYAWELLTSPLDKGGYGLDPERLWITVYLDDDEAETIWREKVGVPAERIQRLGKKENYWSMGVPGPCGPCSEINYDRGPEFGVEGGPAVNDERYVEIWNLVFMQYERGAGDGKEDFPILGDLPARNIDTGLGLERLAMILQGVQNMYETDTLRVVIDKATELSGVAYGAAKDSDVALRVVADHMRTSVMLIGDGVTPGNEGRGYVLRRIMRRAIRNMRLLGAPGLVVGELVDTVISTMGQQYPELETDRKRITAVALGEEGSFNETLKAGTGILDTAIGETRAAGSTVLAGDKAFQLHDTYGFPIDLTLEMAAEQGLSVDEDGFRRLMKEQRDLAKADARAKKMGHADVSAYREVADRSGITDFIGYTGVMGEATVVGLLVDGVPAPAAREGDDVEVILDRTPFYAEGGGQLADHGRIRFDSGTVVEVHDVQQPVKGLTVHKGTVLVGEVVLGGSAYAQVDAERRRAVSRAHSATHLTHQALRDALGPTAAQAGSENAPGRFRFDFGSPAAIPGSVLTDVEQKINEVLARELDVTAEILTMDEARKQGAIAMFGEKYGDAVRVVTIGDYSKELCGGTHVANTAQLGLVKLLGESSIGAGVRRVEALVGVDAYQFLAREHTVVAQLTELVKGRPEELPEKISGMLGKLKEAEKEIERFRAEKVLQAAAGLAAGAEEVAGTALVAARVPDGTSADDLRKLVLDVRQRLASINGAGDRPVVVAAFTVAGGRPLAVIATNEAARERGIKAGALVRTAAKTLGGGGGGKDDVAQGGGTDPQAVDAAIAAVRAQVGQA; from the coding sequence ATGGAGTCGGCTGAGATCCGCCGCCGCTGGCTGCGATTCTTCGAGGAGCGCGGCCACACCGTCGTCCCCTCGGCGTCGCTGATCGCAGACGACCCGACGCTGCTGCTGGTCCCGGCCGGCATGGTGCCCTTCAAGCCCTACTTCCTGGGCGAGGTCAAGCCGCCGTTCAGCCGCGCCACCAGCGTGCAGAAGTGCGTCCGGACGCCGGACATCGAGGAGGTCGGGAAGACCACCCGGCACGGCACCTTCTTCCAGATGTGCGGCAACTTCTCCTTCGGCGACTACTTCAAGGAGGGGGCGATCCAGTACGCGTGGGAGCTGCTCACCTCCCCGCTGGACAAGGGCGGCTACGGGCTCGACCCGGAGCGCCTCTGGATCACCGTCTACCTGGACGACGACGAGGCCGAGACCATCTGGCGGGAGAAGGTCGGCGTCCCGGCCGAGCGGATCCAGCGCCTCGGCAAGAAGGAGAACTACTGGTCGATGGGCGTCCCCGGACCCTGCGGCCCCTGCTCGGAGATCAACTACGACCGGGGCCCGGAGTTCGGCGTCGAGGGCGGTCCGGCCGTCAACGACGAGCGCTACGTGGAGATCTGGAACCTGGTCTTCATGCAGTACGAGCGCGGCGCCGGCGACGGCAAGGAGGACTTCCCGATCCTGGGCGACCTCCCGGCCCGGAACATCGACACCGGCCTCGGCCTGGAACGCCTCGCGATGATCCTGCAGGGCGTGCAGAACATGTACGAGACCGACACCCTGCGCGTGGTCATCGACAAGGCCACCGAGCTCAGCGGCGTGGCCTACGGCGCGGCCAAGGACTCCGACGTCGCGCTGCGCGTCGTCGCCGACCACATGCGCACCTCGGTGATGCTGATCGGCGACGGGGTCACCCCCGGCAACGAGGGCCGCGGCTACGTGCTGCGCCGGATCATGCGCCGCGCCATCCGCAACATGCGGCTGCTGGGCGCTCCCGGCCTGGTCGTCGGCGAGCTGGTCGACACGGTCATCTCCACCATGGGGCAGCAGTACCCGGAGCTGGAGACCGACCGGAAGCGGATCACCGCCGTCGCCCTCGGCGAGGAGGGCAGCTTCAACGAGACCCTCAAGGCCGGCACCGGCATCCTGGACACCGCCATCGGCGAGACCAGGGCGGCCGGCTCCACCGTGCTGGCCGGGGACAAGGCCTTCCAGCTGCACGACACCTACGGCTTCCCGATCGACCTCACCCTGGAGATGGCCGCCGAGCAGGGCCTCTCGGTGGACGAGGACGGCTTCCGGCGGCTGATGAAGGAGCAGCGGGACCTGGCCAAGGCCGACGCCAGGGCCAAGAAGATGGGCCACGCCGACGTCTCCGCCTACCGCGAGGTCGCCGACCGCTCCGGCATCACCGACTTCATCGGCTACACCGGCGTGATGGGCGAGGCCACCGTGGTCGGCCTGCTGGTGGACGGCGTGCCGGCCCCGGCCGCGCGCGAGGGCGACGACGTCGAGGTCATCCTGGACCGCACCCCCTTCTACGCCGAGGGCGGCGGCCAGCTGGCCGACCACGGCCGGATCCGCTTCGACTCGGGCACGGTCGTCGAGGTCCACGACGTCCAGCAGCCGGTCAAGGGGCTGACCGTGCACAAGGGCACGGTGCTGGTCGGCGAGGTCGTCCTCGGCGGCTCCGCCTACGCCCAGGTCGACGCCGAGCGCCGGCGCGCGGTCTCCCGCGCCCACTCGGCCACCCACCTGACCCACCAGGCGCTGCGCGACGCGCTCGGCCCGACGGCGGCCCAGGCCGGCTCGGAGAACGCCCCCGGCCGCTTCCGCTTCGACTTCGGCTCCCCGGCGGCCATCCCCGGCAGCGTGCTGACCGACGTCGAGCAGAAGATCAACGAGGTGCTGGCCCGCGAGCTCGACGTCACCGCCGAGATCCTGACCATGGACGAGGCCCGCAAGCAGGGCGCCATCGCCATGTTCGGCGAGAAGTACGGCGACGCGGTGCGGGTGGTCACCATCGGCGACTACTCCAAGGAGCTGTGCGGCGGCACCCACGTCGCCAACACCGCCCAGCTGGGTCTGGTCAAGCTGCTCGGCGAGTCCTCGATCGGCGCCGGCGTGCGCCGGGTCGAGGCGCTGGTCGGCGTGGACGCCTACCAGTTCCTGGCCCGCGAGCACACGGTCGTCGCCCAGCTCACCGAGCTGGTGAAGGGCCGTCCCGAGGAACTTCCGGAGAAGATCTCGGGCATGCTGGGCAAGCTCAAGGAGGCCGAGAAGGAGATCGAGCGCTTCCGCGCCGAGAAGGTCCTCCAGGCCGCCGCCGGGCTGGCCGCCGGGGCCGAGGAGGTCGCGGGCACGGCGCTGGTCGCCGCCCGGGTGCCGGACGGCACCTCCGCCGACGACCTGCGCAAGCTGGTGCTGGACGTCCGGCAGCGACTCGCCTCGATCAACGGCGCCGGCGACCGTCCGGTCGTGGTCGCGGCCTTCACCGTCGCGGGCGGCCGTCCGCTCGCGGTGATCGCCACCAACGAGGCCGCCCGCGAGCGCGGCATCAAGGCCGGGGCGCTGGTCCGCACCGCGGCGAAGACCCTCGGTGGGGGCGGCGGCGGCAAGGACGACGTGGCCCAGGGCGGCGGCACCGACCCGCAGGCCGTGGACGCGGCCATCGCCGCGGTGCGCGCCCAGGTCGGCCAGGCGTGA
- the ruvX gene encoding Holliday junction resolvase RuvX: MTDSGAAGFRRGRRIGVDVGDARIGVASSDPDGMLATPVETVPAGPGSQARLLALVEEYEAVEVVVGLPRSLNGGEGPAAAKVRGYAAELAALLAPASVPVRLVDERMSTVTAAQGMRASGMKAKKGRAFIDQAAAVVILQSALEGEKTSGRPPGQLVEVAGG; this comes from the coding sequence GTGACCGACAGCGGCGCAGCCGGGTTCCGGCGGGGACGGCGGATCGGCGTGGACGTGGGCGACGCCCGGATCGGGGTCGCGTCCAGCGACCCCGACGGGATGCTGGCCACCCCCGTCGAGACCGTCCCGGCCGGGCCGGGATCCCAGGCGCGGCTGCTGGCCCTGGTCGAGGAGTACGAGGCCGTGGAGGTGGTGGTCGGGCTCCCGCGTTCGCTGAACGGCGGCGAGGGCCCGGCCGCCGCCAAGGTCCGCGGCTACGCCGCCGAACTGGCGGCGCTGCTGGCCCCGGCCTCGGTGCCGGTGCGGCTGGTCGACGAGCGGATGTCCACGGTGACGGCGGCCCAGGGCATGCGCGCCTCCGGAATGAAGGCCAAGAAGGGCCGGGCGTTCATCGACCAGGCGGCGGCGGTGGTCATCCTGCAGAGCGCGCTGGAGGGCGAGAAGACCAGCGGCCGGCCGCCCGGTCAGCTGGTGGAGGTGGCGGGCGGCTGA
- the mltG gene encoding endolytic transglycosylase MltG, with protein sequence MTDQGRGYGSEPWTQGDPYQGGPYGTPVPTVQPQPQQPVHPQSGQQQWGQPQPAGWGAPGQPQGPYQGGPVPGDPYGTGQYPVQPQPPMHPQQPVQPMQPMQPVQPQQQYPMQQPVQPQPVRPHPVQPEPAAPLLGPDGIDWEAEAAALEAGAEVTADGIAADDPRYDEPGYDDPVDGEPQETYPEQDDDPRHDSYDEDEDGYTPFLREPDTSRSGERRRKQTGRSERKRSGVACLGVSLLMVAVVGTGGYYGYNLYQKHFGPPPDYVGSGTGKVTVTIPDGASGTDMGNALYGAGVVESVKAFISAFNKNPNSGSIQSGMYTMPMHMSSASAVTYLLSQNGGDTLIIPEGLRASVIYQMIDKKLGVAAGTTAATAKADVAQLGLPAYAKGNVEGFLWPTRYPVATGMKPLDLLKAMVANATQEFQTLGMDQGASAVSLTSGYQVLVEASILQAEANNPQDFGKVARVLYNRLNNQSLTNGKLGLDSTLAYYLNATHFTNAQMQAPDGGYNTYVNVGLPPGPIGNPGTEAINAVLHPTPGSWVYFIAMTPTNTQFADTFADFKVLVKQYCTAHGQGFNDAAGQCD encoded by the coding sequence ATGACCGACCAGGGCCGGGGCTACGGCTCCGAACCGTGGACCCAGGGGGATCCGTACCAGGGTGGTCCCTACGGGACGCCGGTGCCGACCGTGCAGCCGCAGCCGCAGCAGCCGGTGCACCCGCAGTCCGGGCAGCAGCAGTGGGGGCAGCCCCAGCCGGCCGGCTGGGGCGCCCCCGGCCAGCCGCAGGGCCCCTACCAGGGCGGACCGGTCCCCGGCGACCCCTACGGCACCGGCCAGTACCCGGTGCAGCCGCAGCCGCCGATGCATCCCCAGCAGCCGGTGCAACCGATGCAACCGATGCAACCGGTGCAGCCGCAGCAGCAGTACCCGATGCAGCAGCCCGTGCAGCCGCAGCCGGTCCGGCCGCACCCGGTGCAGCCGGAACCGGCCGCTCCGCTGCTGGGACCCGACGGCATAGACTGGGAGGCCGAGGCCGCCGCGCTGGAAGCCGGGGCCGAGGTCACCGCCGACGGCATCGCCGCGGACGACCCGCGCTACGACGAGCCCGGCTACGACGATCCGGTGGACGGCGAGCCGCAGGAGACGTACCCGGAGCAGGACGACGACCCCCGGCACGACAGCTACGACGAGGACGAGGACGGCTACACCCCCTTCCTCCGCGAGCCGGACACCAGCCGCAGCGGCGAGCGCCGCCGCAAGCAGACCGGTCGCTCCGAGCGCAAGCGCAGCGGGGTGGCCTGCCTCGGCGTCTCGCTGCTGATGGTCGCCGTCGTCGGGACCGGCGGCTACTACGGCTACAACCTCTACCAGAAGCACTTCGGCCCGCCGCCGGACTATGTCGGCAGCGGCACCGGCAAGGTCACCGTCACCATCCCGGACGGCGCCTCCGGCACCGACATGGGCAACGCCCTCTACGGCGCCGGCGTGGTGGAGAGCGTGAAGGCGTTCATCTCCGCCTTCAACAAGAACCCCAACTCCGGGTCGATCCAGTCGGGCATGTACACCATGCCGATGCACATGTCGTCGGCGTCCGCGGTGACCTACCTGCTGAGCCAGAACGGCGGCGACACCCTGATCATCCCCGAGGGGCTGCGGGCGTCGGTGATATACCAGATGATCGACAAGAAGCTCGGCGTCGCGGCCGGCACCACGGCCGCCACCGCCAAGGCCGACGTGGCCCAACTGGGGCTGCCCGCCTACGCCAAGGGCAATGTCGAGGGCTTCCTCTGGCCCACCCGCTACCCGGTCGCCACCGGGATGAAGCCGCTGGACCTGCTGAAGGCGATGGTCGCCAACGCCACCCAGGAGTTCCAGACCCTCGGCATGGACCAGGGCGCCTCGGCGGTGTCGCTCACCTCCGGCTACCAGGTGCTGGTCGAGGCGAGCATCCTGCAGGCCGAGGCCAACAACCCGCAGGACTTCGGCAAGGTCGCCCGGGTGCTCTACAACCGGCTGAACAACCAGAGCCTGACCAACGGCAAGCTCGGGCTCGACTCCACGCTGGCGTACTACCTGAACGCCACCCACTTCACCAACGCCCAGATGCAGGCCCCCGACGGCGGCTACAACACCTATGTGAACGTGGGCCTGCCGCCGGGGCCGATCGGCAACCCGGGCACGGAGGCGATCAACGCGGTGCTCCACCCGACGCCCGGGTCCTGGGTGTACTTCATCGCGATGACGCCCACCAACACCCAGTTCGCGGACACCTTCGCCGACTTCAAGGTGCTGGTGAAGCAGTACTGCACCGCGCACGGCCAGGGCTTCAACGACGCTGCCGGGCAGTGCGACTGA
- a CDS encoding shikimate dehydrogenase — MRAAVLGSPIAHSLSPVLHRAAYRALGLAGHRYDRFEVDEAGLPGFLADLDVAGGHWSGLSLTMPLKRAVIPLLDEVSPRALAVDAVNTVLFHRDGRRTGDNTDVPGLVAALAERGVTEVESAAVLGAGATASSALAALAEVCTGAVTAYVRGPERAAQMAALGERLGIEVTAVPWERAAEAFATPLVISTTPVGATDALAGLVPDAPGALFDVLYHPWPTELAAAWSARGGVVLGGLDLLVHQAVLQCEMFTGIGPAPLAAMRAAGEAALAVG, encoded by the coding sequence ATGCGCGCCGCCGTGCTCGGGTCCCCGATCGCCCACTCGCTCTCCCCGGTGCTGCACCGGGCCGCGTACCGGGCGCTCGGGCTGGCCGGCCACCGCTACGACCGCTTCGAGGTGGACGAGGCGGGCCTGCCCGGCTTCCTCGCTGACCTCGACGTGGCCGGCGGTCACTGGTCGGGACTGTCGCTGACGATGCCGCTCAAGCGAGCGGTGATCCCGCTGCTGGACGAGGTCAGTCCGCGGGCCCTGGCGGTGGACGCCGTGAACACCGTGCTGTTCCACCGCGACGGCCGCCGGACCGGCGACAACACCGACGTCCCCGGCCTGGTCGCGGCGCTGGCCGAGCGCGGGGTGACCGAGGTGGAGTCGGCGGCGGTGCTGGGCGCCGGGGCCACCGCCTCCTCGGCGCTGGCCGCGCTGGCCGAGGTCTGCACCGGAGCGGTGACCGCCTACGTTCGCGGTCCCGAGCGGGCCGCGCAGATGGCCGCCCTCGGCGAGCGGCTCGGGATCGAGGTGACCGCCGTGCCCTGGGAGCGCGCGGCGGAGGCCTTCGCCACCCCGTTGGTGATCTCCACTACCCCGGTCGGTGCGACCGACGCGCTGGCCGGCCTGGTCCCCGACGCGCCCGGGGCACTGTTCGACGTGCTGTACCACCCCTGGCCAACCGAGCTGGCCGCCGCCTGGTCGGCGCGCGGCGGGGTGGTGCTGGGCGGGCTCGACCTGCTGGTGCACCAGGCGGTGCTGCAGTGCGAGATGTTCACCGGCATCGGCCCGGCTCCGCTGGCCGCGATGCGGGCGGCCGGCGAGGCCGCGCTCGCGGTCGGCTGA
- the aroC gene encoding chorismate synthase: protein MGTLRWLTAGESHGPALVATLEGLPAGVPITSQVVADALARRRLGYGRGARMKFEQDQVTFLGGVRHGLTLGSPVAVMVGNTEWPKWEQVMSADPVDPEILAGLARNEALTRPRPGHADLAGMQKYSLDEARPILERASARETAARVALGAVARAYLKETCGIELVSHVVEIGAAKAPAGQLPVPADEARLDEVPVRCLDEAAAKEMIAEIDQAHKDGDTLGGVVEVLAYGVPVGLGSHVHWDRRLDARLAAALMGIQAIKGVEVGDGFELARIPGSQAHDEIVPGPDGVRRATGRSGGTEGGLSTGELLRVRAAMKPIATIPRAMATIDTRTGEVAKAHHQRSDVCAVPAAGIVAEAMVALVLADAVNEKFGGDNVSETRRNVQGYLDHLVVR, encoded by the coding sequence TTGGGTACCTTGCGCTGGCTGACGGCGGGTGAGTCGCACGGCCCCGCACTCGTGGCGACACTGGAGGGCCTGCCGGCCGGTGTTCCGATCACCTCGCAGGTGGTCGCGGACGCGCTGGCGCGGCGGCGGCTCGGCTACGGGCGCGGCGCCCGGATGAAGTTCGAGCAGGACCAGGTCACCTTCCTCGGCGGGGTGCGGCACGGCCTGACGCTGGGCAGCCCGGTCGCGGTCATGGTCGGCAACACCGAGTGGCCCAAGTGGGAGCAGGTCATGTCGGCCGACCCGGTCGACCCGGAGATCCTGGCGGGCCTGGCCCGCAACGAGGCGCTGACCCGTCCGCGCCCCGGCCACGCCGACCTGGCCGGCATGCAGAAGTACTCGCTGGACGAGGCCCGGCCGATCCTGGAGCGCGCCAGCGCCCGGGAGACCGCGGCCCGGGTGGCGCTGGGCGCGGTCGCCCGCGCCTACCTCAAGGAGACCTGCGGGATCGAGTTGGTCTCGCACGTGGTCGAGATCGGCGCGGCCAAGGCCCCGGCCGGGCAGCTGCCGGTCCCGGCCGACGAGGCCCGGCTGGACGAGGTGCCGGTCCGCTGCCTGGACGAGGCCGCGGCCAAGGAGATGATCGCCGAGATCGACCAGGCCCACAAGGACGGCGACACCCTCGGCGGCGTGGTCGAGGTGCTGGCCTACGGCGTGCCGGTCGGCCTGGGCTCGCACGTCCACTGGGACCGCCGGCTGGACGCCCGGCTCGCCGCCGCGCTGATGGGCATCCAGGCGATCAAGGGCGTCGAGGTCGGCGACGGCTTCGAGCTGGCCCGGATCCCCGGTTCGCAGGCCCACGACGAGATCGTCCCCGGCCCGGACGGCGTCCGCCGGGCGACCGGCCGCTCCGGCGGCACCGAGGGCGGGCTGTCCACCGGCGAGCTGCTCCGGGTCCGCGCCGCGATGAAGCCGATCGCGACCATCCCGCGCGCCATGGCCACCATCGACACCCGTACCGGCGAGGTCGCCAAGGCCCACCACCAGCGTTCGGACGTGTGCGCGGTGCCGGCCGCCGGGATCGTCGCCGAGGCGATGGTCGCACTGGTGCTCGCCGACGCGGTCAACGAGAAGTTCGGCGGCGACAACGTCAGCGAGACCCGCCGCAATGTCCAGGGCTACCTCGACCACCTCGTGGTGCGATGA
- a CDS encoding shikimate kinase, protein MSGAEGPLVVLVGPPGCGKTTVGTVLAARLGAELRDTDADVVATAGKPVADVFVDEGEAHFRELEAAAVRTALAEHRGVLALGGGAVMRPETRALLAGHAVVFLEVGQHDAVKRVGLDAPRPLLIGNPRARWRELMEQRRPLYNEVARVVVATDGLTPEQVADAVLTGLDLEKE, encoded by the coding sequence ATGAGCGGCGCCGAGGGCCCGCTGGTGGTGCTGGTCGGGCCGCCCGGCTGCGGCAAGACCACGGTCGGCACGGTGCTGGCCGCCCGGCTGGGCGCGGAGCTGCGCGACACCGACGCCGACGTGGTCGCCACGGCCGGCAAGCCGGTCGCGGACGTCTTCGTCGACGAGGGCGAGGCGCACTTCCGCGAGCTGGAGGCGGCGGCGGTGCGCACCGCGCTGGCCGAGCACCGGGGCGTGCTCGCGCTCGGCGGCGGCGCGGTCATGCGCCCGGAGACCCGGGCGCTGCTGGCCGGGCACGCGGTGGTCTTCCTGGAGGTCGGCCAGCACGACGCGGTCAAGCGGGTCGGTCTGGACGCCCCGCGTCCGCTGCTGATCGGCAACCCCCGCGCCCGCTGGCGCGAACTGATGGAGCAGCGCCGCCCGCTGTACAACGAGGTGGCCCGAGTGGTGGTCGCCACCGACGGGCTGACGCCGGAACAGGTCGCGGACGCGGTCCTGACCGGCCTTGATCTGGAGAAGGAATGA
- the aroB gene encoding 3-dehydroquinate synthase — protein MTDSRNIERIAVGGSAGTAPYQVLVGRNLLGELPELLGIAARKVAVIHPEALAATGEAIRDDLAAQGYEAIALQVPNAEEAKSAEVAAYCWSVLGQTGFTRTDAIVGVGGGATTDLAGFVAATWLRGVRWIAMPTTLLGMVDAAVGGKTGLNIAEGKNLVGAFHPPAGVLADLATLDSLPRNDYISGLAEVIKTGFIADPVILDLIEADPQAATSPEGRDTAELIVRSIKVKAEVVSGDLKESGRREILNYGHTLAHAIERNERYKWRHGAAVSVGMVYAAELGRLAGRLDDATADRHRAVLASVGLPLTYQADAWPKLLDTMRLDKKSRADMLRFIVLDGLAKPTVLEAPDPSLLVAAYAEVAK, from the coding sequence ATGACGGACAGTCGGAACATCGAGCGGATCGCGGTCGGCGGCAGCGCCGGCACCGCGCCGTACCAGGTGCTGGTCGGCCGCAACCTGCTGGGCGAGCTGCCGGAGCTGCTCGGGATCGCCGCCCGCAAGGTCGCTGTGATCCACCCCGAGGCGCTGGCCGCGACCGGCGAGGCGATCCGGGACGACCTGGCGGCGCAGGGCTACGAGGCGATCGCGCTGCAGGTGCCCAACGCCGAGGAGGCGAAGAGCGCCGAGGTGGCCGCCTACTGCTGGTCGGTGCTGGGGCAGACCGGTTTCACCCGTACCGACGCCATCGTCGGCGTCGGCGGCGGGGCCACCACCGACCTGGCCGGCTTCGTGGCCGCGACCTGGCTGCGCGGGGTGCGCTGGATCGCCATGCCGACCACGCTGCTGGGCATGGTCGACGCGGCCGTGGGCGGCAAGACCGGGCTGAACATCGCCGAGGGCAAGAACCTGGTCGGCGCGTTCCACCCGCCGGCCGGGGTGCTGGCGGACCTGGCGACGCTGGACTCGCTGCCCCGCAACGACTACATCAGCGGGCTGGCCGAGGTCATCAAGACCGGCTTCATCGCCGACCCGGTGATCCTGGACCTGATCGAGGCCGACCCGCAGGCCGCGACCTCCCCGGAGGGCCGCGACACCGCCGAGCTGATCGTCCGCTCGATCAAGGTCAAGGCCGAGGTGGTCTCCGGCGACCTCAAGGAGTCCGGCCGCCGGGAGATCCTGAACTACGGCCACACCCTGGCGCACGCGATCGAGCGCAACGAGCGCTACAAGTGGCGGCACGGCGCGGCGGTCAGCGTGGGCATGGTCTACGCCGCCGAACTCGGGCGGCTGGCCGGGCGGTTGGACGACGCCACGGCGGACCGGCACCGCGCGGTGCTGGCCTCGGTCGGCCTGCCGCTGACCTACCAGGCGGACGCCTGGCCGAAGTTGCTGGACACCATGCGGCTGGACAAGAAGTCCCGGGCCGACATGCTGCGCTTCATCGTGCTGGACGGCCTGGCCAAGCCGACCGTGCTGGAGGCCCCGGACCCCTCGCTGCTGGTCGCCGCCTACGCCGAGGTGGCGAAGTGA
- the aroQ gene encoding type II 3-dehydroquinate dehydratase, protein MTDGQELLRQRVLVINGPNLGRLGSREPDVYGSTSYAGLVQRCTELGAELGLAVEVRETNDEGELIRWLHEAADGRLPVVINPGAFTHYSYAMRDAASQRTAPLIEVHISNPHAREQFRHNSVISAVASGTIAGFGIGSYELALRALSEG, encoded by the coding sequence GTGACGGACGGTCAGGAGCTGCTCCGGCAGCGGGTGCTGGTGATCAACGGCCCCAACCTGGGGCGGCTCGGCAGCCGTGAGCCGGACGTCTACGGCTCCACCTCCTACGCCGGTCTGGTGCAGCGCTGCACCGAGCTCGGCGCGGAGCTGGGACTGGCGGTCGAGGTCCGGGAGACCAACGACGAGGGCGAGCTGATCCGCTGGCTGCACGAGGCCGCCGACGGGCGGCTGCCGGTGGTGATCAACCCCGGCGCGTTCACCCACTACTCGTACGCGATGCGGGACGCGGCCTCGCAGCGGACCGCGCCGCTGATCGAGGTGCACATCTCCAACCCGCACGCCCGCGAGCAGTTCCGGCACAACTCGGTCATCTCGGCCGTCGCCTCCGGGACCATCGCCGGCTTCGGCATCGGCTCCTACGAGCTGGCGCTGCGGGCGCTGAGCGAGGGCTGA
- a CDS encoding AAA family ATPase: protein MSGGQYPSSLPDPAPGPPRATLQLRAVPEGAARPHPAGANPAGANHPVPPLPTGQFLLPPPGALPSGPVAVLLIGPAGAGKTSVARYWADHRSAPTAHISLDDVREWVRAGFADPQAGWNDQCEAQYRLARRTCGFAARNHLANGISCIIDDAVFPDRPAIGLGGWKRHVGPGLLPVVLLPGLDVVLARNAERSGGRRLTDEMVAHIHGRMAGWYGSGLPIIDNSRLDVPATAAALDGVLARLRGRT, encoded by the coding sequence GTGAGCGGCGGACAGTACCCGTCGAGCCTGCCGGACCCGGCCCCCGGCCCGCCCCGGGCCACGCTGCAGCTGCGTGCCGTCCCGGAGGGCGCCGCCCGGCCGCACCCGGCCGGAGCGAACCCGGCCGGAGCGAACCACCCGGTGCCGCCGCTGCCGACCGGACAGTTCCTGCTGCCCCCGCCCGGCGCACTGCCGTCCGGCCCGGTCGCGGTGCTGCTGATCGGCCCGGCCGGGGCCGGCAAGACCTCGGTCGCCCGTTACTGGGCCGACCACCGGTCCGCGCCCACGGCGCACATCAGCCTGGACGACGTCCGCGAGTGGGTCCGCGCGGGCTTCGCCGACCCGCAGGCCGGCTGGAACGACCAGTGCGAGGCGCAGTACCGGCTGGCCCGGCGGACCTGCGGTTTCGCGGCCCGGAACCACCTCGCCAACGGCATCTCCTGCATCATCGACGACGCCGTCTTCCCGGACCGCCCGGCGATCGGCCTCGGCGGCTGGAAGCGCCACGTCGGCCCCGGGCTGCTGCCGGTGGTGCTGCTGCCCGGCCTCGACGTGGTGCTGGCGCGCAATGCCGAGCGCAGCGGCGGCCGCCGGCTCACCGACGAGATGGTGGCCCACATCCACGGCCGGATGGCCGGCTGGTACGGCTCCGGGCTGCCGATCATCGACAACTCCCGGCTCGACGTCCCGGCCACCGCCGCGGCGCTGGACGGCGTGCTGGCGCGGCTCCGCGGCCGGACCTAG
- a CDS encoding M24 family metallopeptidase: protein MADVHRDRRDRLRARCSAQGIDAALVTRPVNVRWLTGSEAARALLVTRDAASAVLPEGAVPEEGVEPLPAAAGVDPAALLAATAGTATLGVEEHDLTVARHREVTAATGARLVDLGSAVERLREVKDEDEISYLRIAGEMGDQALGELLESILVGRSERHIALELERRMIDHGADGAAFPVRVGAGDHSGLPAHRSGDRRVEDGDFVTVALGGCYRGYRTSATRTFVVGLAPAEWQIELHRQVFEAQRAAREHLVAGATPDDAARAARRVLDAAGQLGEVDGEGVGLEIAEAPHLGLQELGKLDNRVPVTVAVGVHLPGRGGVRIEDTLVVRPSEDGGPELLTITTKELLAL, encoded by the coding sequence ATGGCCGACGTGCACAGGGATCGACGGGACCGGCTGCGGGCGCGCTGCAGTGCCCAGGGGATCGACGCGGCCCTGGTGACCAGGCCGGTGAACGTCCGCTGGCTGACCGGCTCGGAGGCCGCGCGGGCGCTGCTGGTCACCCGGGACGCCGCCAGCGCGGTGCTGCCCGAGGGGGCGGTGCCGGAGGAGGGGGTCGAGCCGCTGCCCGCCGCCGCCGGCGTCGATCCGGCGGCACTGCTCGCGGCCACCGCCGGGACGGCCACCCTCGGGGTCGAGGAGCACGACCTCACCGTGGCCCGGCACCGGGAGGTCACCGCCGCCACCGGGGCCCGGCTGGTCGACCTGGGCAGCGCCGTCGAACGGCTGCGCGAGGTCAAGGACGAGGACGAGATCTCCTACCTGCGGATCGCCGGGGAGATGGGCGACCAGGCCCTGGGCGAGCTGCTGGAGTCGATCCTGGTCGGCCGCAGCGAACGGCACATCGCGCTGGAGCTGGAGCGCCGCATGATCGACCACGGGGCCGACGGCGCGGCCTTCCCGGTCCGGGTCGGCGCCGGCGACCACTCCGGGCTGCCGGCCCACAGGTCCGGCGACCGGCGGGTCGAGGACGGCGACTTCGTCACGGTCGCCCTGGGCGGCTGCTACCGGGGCTACCGCACGTCCGCGACCAGGACCTTCGTGGTCGGACTCGCCCCGGCGGAGTGGCAGATCGAGCTGCACCGGCAGGTGTTCGAGGCCCAGCGGGCGGCCCGTGAGCACCTGGTCGCGGGCGCCACGCCGGACGACGCGGCCCGCGCCGCGCGGCGGGTACTGGACGCTGCCGGACAGCTGGGCGAGGTGGACGGCGAGGGCGTCGGACTGGAGATCGCGGAGGCTCCGCACCTGGGACTCCAGGAGTTGGGTAAGCTGGACAACCGTGTGCCGGTCACCGTTGCCGTGGGAGTCCATCTCCCGGGTCGCGGCGGGGTCCGGATCGAGGACACGCTCGTGGTCCGCCCGTCCGAGGATGGCGGTCCCGAGCTGCTCACCATCACGACCAAGGAGCTCCTCGCCCTGTGA